The genomic region CACCGAAACTCTACATCGCCTGCGGCATCTCCGGGGCGGTGCAACACCTCGCCGGGATGTCCGCATCCGATACGGTCATCGCCGTCAATACCGACCCGGAGGCCCCCATCTTCCGGGTGGCGGACCTGGCCATCGTGGGCGACGCTCTGGAAGTGATCCCCGCGCTCATAGGGAGGCTGAAATCATGACGGGAACCTTTTTCGGAAACACCGACGCCCTTCGGGAGCGATACGGAAAAATCACCCCGGAGATTCTCCGGGAGATACAGGAGGCTGCCGGAGCGAAGAACGTGGTGGCCGGAGACCCGGATGCCCTGGAGAGCTACGCCTCCGACGAGGCGGGCATCATGTTCACCTCCATGCCGGACGCCGTGGTGAAGGCGGAAGGCGCCGAACAGGTGGCGGCGGTCATGAAGGTGGCGTCGAAGCACAGAATCCCGGTCACCCCCAGGGGCGCGGGAAGCGGCCTCGCCGGGGCGGCAGTGCCCCTGTGCGGCGGCATCGTCCTCTCCCTCGAGAAAATGAACCGCATCCTCGAAATAGACCCGGTGAACCGGGTGGCCGTGGTGGAGCCCGGCGTGGTGACCAACGAACTGTGCAAGGCGGTGGCCGAGGAAGGGTTTCTCTACGCGGGATACCCCATGAGTACCGAGACGAGCTTCATCGGCGGCAACGTGGCCACCAACGCCGGGGGAGGCAAGGTCATCCGCTACGGCAACACCCGGCGGCACGTTCTCGGCCTGGAAGTTGTCCTCCCCACGGGTACGGTGCTGAACCTCGGCGGCAGGATCCGGAAGGACACATGGGGGTACAGCCTCATGCAGCTCATGGTCGGTTCCGAGGGTACCCTGGGGATCATCACCAAGGTCATCGTAAACCTCGAGCCGAAGCCCGGGAAGACGGTGAACCTCCTGGTGGCCTTCCCGGACCTGGATACGGCGGTGGACAGCGTGGCGAAGGTGGTCCGCACGGGGATCAGCGTCATATCCTGCGAGCTGATGGACAAGCTTTCGGTGAACATCGCCGCCTCCCACGTGAACACGGTGCTCCCCTACCAGGACAGGGCCGATGCCTTCCTCCTCATCCAGATCGAGGGCGACACGGACGAACGGCTCGAGGAAGGGTACGAGAAGGTGGGAACCCTCTGCCTCGAGAACGGGGCCCTGGAGGTCTTCGTGGCGGAGAGCCGGACCGAGTCGGGCATGGTCTGGAACATCCGGCAGAACCTCGCCGAGGCCATGAGGGCCCATGATCCCTACTGCTCCCTGAGCGGCGACATGGTGGTTCCCCTGTCCGCCGTCCCTGAGATGGTGGAGGAGATCCGGAGGGCGGGAAAGGAACGGGGTATCACCGTGGGCATCCTTGGCCACATCGCCGACGGGAATCTGCATCCCATCATCTTCAAGCCCGCCGATATGGAGCCCATGGAATGGGCGGAGTACGCCGAGGCCTTTTACGACGATCTCACCTCCGTGGCAGTGCGCCTCGGCGGCGTGGGCAGCGGAGAGCACGGCATCGGCTACGTGAAGATGCCCATCTTCCTCCACTCCAAGCCCGCAGAGGAAATCGAGATCATGAGAGGAATCAAGCGATCCTTCGACCCCGACGGAATCCTGAACCCCGGAAAACTGCTCGGCAGCTGACAGGTTTGTCCGGGGCCCCGATCCGGGGGCCCCGGACAAAGAAAGTTCTGAACGGGAGACACGAGAGGAGCAGGGAACGAGATGAAATCGAAGAGTGATATTGGAATCCTGGCAGTGGCTTTTGTCTGGTTCACAACCCACTTCGGCGGCGGTTTCGCCAGCGGAAGACAGATCGTTGACTTTTTTGTATCCTACGGATGGTACGCCCTGATCACCCCCGTCCTGTCCGTCGCCATCGTCACGGTGGTGCTCTATTATGTGTGGAGCTTTGCCGTAACCTACAAAACGTTTGACTACAGGGCATGGGGCAATCTGTATTTCAAACCCTTCGAAGCCATCTTCTCCAACGCCTACGAAGTCATGTACATTCTCATTCTTCTCATCGCGTCGGCGGTGGCCTTCGCCACCGGGGGCACGGTGATGAAGCAGATCCTCGGGACGCCCTACGTTATGAACACGGTGATCGTGGCGGTCTTCATCTTCTTTCTGACTATCTTCGGCGCGGAGATGGTGCGCAGGGCCGCCTCCACGATGGCGGTGATCATCATTGCGGGCATGACTTTCATTTACGTGGCGAACCTCGTGACGAACTTCCCCAAGCTGCTTGAGATCATCCGCACCGCCCCATCCCCGAAGGGCTTTTTAGAGGCTTTCTGGGCGTCCATGAAGTATGCCGGTTTCCAGGCATGCGCCATGGGAGCCTACATCGCCGTGGCCGACGCGCTGAAAACCAGGGAGGACGCCATGAAAACGTCGGTCTGGGGATTCATCATCAACGCCGGGGTGCTCTGGCTTGCCACGGCGGGAGTCCTTCTCCACTACCCGGACATCCTCCAGGAGAGCGTTCCCGTGCTGTACGTGGCGGCCCACGGGGGCGGCGGCGCTTTTGGCACGGCCATCGTCTCCCTGCTCATCTTCCTTGCGGTCATCTCCACCGGCGTGAGTCTCATCTTCGGCGGCGCCAGGCGCATCGTGGCCTTCTGGGGAAGAACCCGCGGGGCATCCGCCGCGGGGGACAGGAAGGTGAACATCATCGCATCCCTGGTCTACGTCCTCCTCACCTGGGGCATCGCCCTGTTCGGCCTGATCCAGCTGGTCGCACGAGGATACGGCTACCTGGGAACCCTTTCCTTCCCATTGCTCATTCTCCCGGTCATCGCCATCGGCCTGCTCCGGTCAAAGAGCTGGGGCAAGGAGGCCTGAAGAACCTTCCGGAGGAAGGGAGCGGAATGGCCGGTGGAAAAAACTATTCCCCGCATGGAAGACTCAGGGGTTTCGCCGGTCTGCGGGTCTTTTTCCGCATTTCACGCACCGCGGACGAAACCCAGGAAACCTAAATCCGCAGGCAGCGGGAGTGTCACCAGTGCTCGCTTGGGCCGCCGGTGCAGATTGTCGTCCTTGACAACTGCACCTGAAACCGACATCCGTGTCGGTTTCTCGGCCCGGGCGCTGTGCCCGGCGACACTCCCTCTGCCTGAAAAACCTGCGGATTTAGGGGAAATCTGACGGCTTGACCTTTTCTGACCGGTCATGATAGACTCATCTAACAAAGATTCTATTTCGGAGGTGAATACATCATGGAAAGAAAAGGAATAATCACAATGAGTGGAAACCCCATTACCCTGGTGGGGCCCGAATTGAAGGTCGGAGACAAGGCCCCCGACTTTACAGTGCTTGACCAGAACATGACCCCGAAGTCCCTGAAAGACTTCGACGGCAAATTCAAGGTCATCTCGGTCACCCCGTCCCTGGACACTCCCGTGTGCGACCTGCAGATTCATTGGTTCAACGAGGATGCGGCCAACCAGCCTGCCGACGTGGCGGTGCTGAACATTTCCATGGACCTGCCCTTCGCCATAAAGCGGTTCTGCGCCACCGGAGGCATCGACAAGGCCGTGGCCCTTTCCGACCACAGGGACGCTTCCTTCGGGACCAACTGGGGCGTGCTCATGAAAGAGCTCCGTCTTCTGGCCCGGTCCGTCTTCGTGGTGGACAGGGAGAACGTGATCCGGTACGTGCAGATCGTCCCTGAACAGACCACCGAGCCTGACTACGAGGCCGCCCTCAAC from Aminivibrio sp. harbors:
- the tpx gene encoding thiol peroxidase, encoding MERKGIITMSGNPITLVGPELKVGDKAPDFTVLDQNMTPKSLKDFDGKFKVISVTPSLDTPVCDLQIHWFNEDAANQPADVAVLNISMDLPFAIKRFCATGGIDKAVALSDHRDASFGTNWGVLMKELRLLARSVFVVDRENVIRYVQIVPEQTTEPDYEAALNALKALM
- a CDS encoding FAD-binding oxidoreductase, with product MTGTFFGNTDALRERYGKITPEILREIQEAAGAKNVVAGDPDALESYASDEAGIMFTSMPDAVVKAEGAEQVAAVMKVASKHRIPVTPRGAGSGLAGAAVPLCGGIVLSLEKMNRILEIDPVNRVAVVEPGVVTNELCKAVAEEGFLYAGYPMSTETSFIGGNVATNAGGGKVIRYGNTRRHVLGLEVVLPTGTVLNLGGRIRKDTWGYSLMQLMVGSEGTLGIITKVIVNLEPKPGKTVNLLVAFPDLDTAVDSVAKVVRTGISVISCELMDKLSVNIAASHVNTVLPYQDRADAFLLIQIEGDTDERLEEGYEKVGTLCLENGALEVFVAESRTESGMVWNIRQNLAEAMRAHDPYCSLSGDMVVPLSAVPEMVEEIRRAGKERGITVGILGHIADGNLHPIIFKPADMEPMEWAEYAEAFYDDLTSVAVRLGGVGSGEHGIGYVKMPIFLHSKPAEEIEIMRGIKRSFDPDGILNPGKLLGS